The following coding sequences lie in one Oligoflexia bacterium genomic window:
- a CDS encoding exonuclease domain-containing protein yields MDQTRPWRDYTYISFDTETSGKYPLVAEVVEIAAMKWQNGKVIDTFQSLVKPHRQMGEAVIRIHHITNEMVANAPLMPDVLLQFDAFIKGSVLMAHHAAFDLGFLALEYEKLKIPLPNNIVLDSCLLALKAFPKSQNHRLATLVALLGVKMGQAHRALEDSRACLEVCLQCMEKLGGDSTLEFIAKAQGGSFEWSRFSMNDLLAQELTRPLVEGSEKQWVLEITYQGGTQPGEPRRITPQGLVRARDGDYVVGHCHRENTEKRFYLNRFLTVKVLD; encoded by the coding sequence ATGGATCAAACTCGCCCTTGGCGTGATTACACGTACATAAGTTTTGACACTGAGACCTCGGGCAAGTATCCGCTGGTAGCTGAGGTTGTTGAGATTGCTGCCATGAAGTGGCAAAATGGAAAAGTGATTGATACTTTTCAATCACTCGTGAAGCCCCATCGCCAGATGGGTGAAGCTGTTATTCGTATTCATCATATCACAAATGAAATGGTGGCTAATGCTCCATTGATGCCAGATGTTCTTTTGCAATTTGATGCGTTTATAAAAGGTTCTGTATTAATGGCCCATCATGCTGCGTTTGATTTAGGATTTCTCGCTCTTGAATATGAAAAATTAAAAATTCCATTACCAAATAATATCGTGCTCGATAGTTGTCTCTTGGCACTTAAGGCATTTCCAAAATCACAGAATCATCGATTGGCAACTCTTGTTGCACTTTTGGGTGTGAAGATGGGGCAAGCCCATCGTGCACTTGAAGATAGTCGTGCCTGTTTAGAGGTTTGTCTTCAGTGCATGGAAAAATTAGGTGGAGATTCTACGCTCGAATTTATAGCAAAAGCTCAAGGTGGTTCTTTTGAATGGTCACGTTTTTCGATGAATGATCTTTTAGCCCAAGAGTTAACTCGGCCTTTAGTTGAAGGCTCTGAAAAACAATGGGTTTTAGAAATTACGTATCAAGGTGGCACCCAACCTGGTGAGCCAAGACGCATAACACCTCAAGGCCTTGTGCGTGCACGTGATGGTGATTACGTTGTCGGGCATTGTCATCGCGAGAATACTGAGAAGCGATTTTATCTTAACCGCTTTTTGACCGTGAAGGTTTTGGATTAG
- a CDS encoding BamA/TamA family outer membrane protein produces MKVFTLPYFAGLFFSVFIALHLPAISFAQSDSTERVLVLPLAGYSDEQGLGVGANAAWFNMLGSGWSSSAALFASTLYSQTRIDYDVYNRNFFDVVYANVGGFYNRSTRSLFYGLGNNSSLSDASQYAINDTQIFGRVGVKIFSEVVAGVGYSHRSTGIDRGADPNLQQFFDRWSTNPSLSGSVTTATSVFATYDTRTPNLAPQSGSFVFTSLEQLQPRSGQDLHQQRYTLHGQHYLPIMDKDFLILLRGRYEKQWGENIPFYLQPKLGGSTSIRALKNNRYIDSGNILFNIEPRYTLWSPGGAIFERIEISFGIDAGRVFDYENIPPRPWDSYRIGYDIGLTGILAGGIPLRIDLAPGAEGTLFYVHLFYPF; encoded by the coding sequence ATGAAAGTTTTCACACTCCCATATTTTGCAGGGTTATTTTTTAGTGTATTCATTGCGCTGCATTTACCTGCAATTTCATTTGCACAAAGTGACTCCACAGAAAGAGTTCTAGTTCTCCCACTTGCAGGTTACAGCGATGAACAAGGCCTGGGAGTTGGCGCAAATGCTGCTTGGTTTAACATGCTGGGTTCTGGCTGGAGTTCATCGGCAGCACTTTTTGCATCAACACTCTATTCACAAACTCGTATTGACTACGATGTTTACAATCGAAATTTTTTTGATGTGGTTTATGCAAACGTTGGCGGCTTTTACAATCGAAGTACACGCTCTTTGTTTTATGGTCTCGGAAACAACTCCTCACTCTCAGATGCGTCTCAGTACGCCATCAACGACACTCAAATTTTTGGTCGCGTTGGTGTTAAAATATTTAGCGAAGTTGTCGCAGGCGTGGGCTATAGCCACAGATCCACCGGAATAGATCGTGGTGCGGATCCTAATTTACAACAATTTTTTGATCGCTGGTCTACGAATCCGAGTCTTTCTGGTTCAGTGACAACTGCGACTTCTGTTTTTGCAACTTATGATACACGCACCCCCAATTTGGCTCCACAAAGCGGAAGTTTTGTTTTTACATCCCTTGAACAACTTCAACCTCGGTCAGGTCAAGATCTTCATCAACAACGCTACACATTGCATGGGCAGCATTACCTTCCGATTATGGACAAAGATTTTTTAATATTATTACGCGGTCGTTATGAAAAACAATGGGGCGAAAATATTCCATTTTACCTACAACCCAAGCTTGGTGGTAGTACTTCAATTCGTGCATTAAAAAACAATCGATACATTGATAGTGGGAATATCTTATTTAATATTGAACCGCGCTATACACTTTGGTCGCCAGGCGGAGCCATCTTTGAAAGAATTGAAATCAGCTTTGGCATTGATGCTGGTCGAGTTTTTGATTACGAAAATATACCCCCTAGGCCATGGGATAGTTATCGTATCGGCTACGACATTGGTCTAACTGGAATTCTCGCAGGTGGTATTCCTCTTCGTATAGATCTCGCTCCTGGAGCAGAAGGCACATTGTTTTACGTTCATTTATTTTATCCCTTTTAA
- a CDS encoding tetratricopeptide repeat protein, translating into MEVNRSEVYQGIWRDVVGLYADESIDYLNTLQETQNELRFWRQKVLKERFDDRITKIESILSASNNDVLTQIEAYVKERGIDSLDDSLMMRIAQLNYDRANFDMTLKMRHYENELNQFNAGHRKKAPELPAPNYKMVIYYSAELLRRFPSSPLSDRAHYILGYCLYDEGKNDKAAKIYDRMLRLHGFSELAPEVRWRLAEYYFDAQKFDLALPQYKFLSSTKNNFTLKAFYKEGAIYFVQGKLKEASNTFLHLLNISNNRLGSGDPEAGTLNEEAFEYLAFLKAKNVDLQLDEDLDAQVTERLALAYRRIQDEEGSRKTYQNYVSQRPLAKVGPRFMNNVIQSFDVEELRGRGQEVRNRFITGLSPSSTFWVRYKSDVPTNVESQDLYEVHILASAEFYAEQARRSKSAADYRAAIEFYRRFIDSYPYSPLRSQAHFQMAELQYFAGRYSEAATTYMEVTLDENSDEFKDEAAYGFVLAESKRVGFPLQELKPIIPQRNSNGLLMPASAATQSEKAFLQAVENYVNIVNKGARRQKILYRSAEIFFTHNQFDKTRQALELVLRDKEPSSVSTKAIRLISHTYDLENNWEKVVETQNRLLGLSHSVDTESFESAPLLRADSPVLLSAWRLENVGKTSEAAEAYEQFVIYYPKSSDAAHALFRSGLLYKRAAQIRSSNRMFERLLKQYPSSQYVSKAEFLLAANYESIIQFEKAAKKFEAYSKKYPTGSLTAQALLNAATLRAGLHQYAESANDFSQYAKRMNDDELWFQAAEFHQKAGNSKQALAILKRYSEGKYGRDFFIRSRFEQAKITGNADRDCAAIEFIVKRYEKSISARSRHSLYGCLYLKTIPLRNELLSAKNVKGIESKIEALMQMYGAIQKTGDVDWISMALYDAGVVHENLADKFKSAEQKIKAVGFYKKVVELVDDSFIRPATQLALDKLKRLAPDQISLNRPESLWPLMATGGISPSVITVRWPSESSVVKIAFEQKKWNEVISTAEQEMTTAPATYYFTAKAHALAQIGAGKEAQETLLICVEKLNDPSCAAALLEGGYHGNKADELKNILEAALKNDSYAAWKMGLAHLAARRNQGQRALQLAEQAIEQDPLYAPTYSFVVKLLLAGFRPELAQITLNEGIKNTDGDESLQIQKGYLDLGLHLLDKARSLVEEFKRQEVNTPTARIYMAYALLAEKKRDEALALISDLPTDERGKNEILMAQFSLALLFKNQEIAKKRLVQIEPLTKDVPYASYLVGIYYHSMERNGLKAREYLSRAKELGTWSRWLELGLTIPIDNREPAEIVLPEKGASP; encoded by the coding sequence ATGGAGGTTAACCGTTCTGAGGTTTATCAAGGGATTTGGCGTGATGTAGTTGGTCTCTATGCAGATGAATCAATTGACTATTTGAATACACTACAAGAAACACAGAATGAATTAAGGTTTTGGCGTCAGAAAGTTCTAAAAGAGAGATTTGACGATAGAATTACAAAAATTGAATCAATTTTATCTGCGAGTAATAACGATGTTCTCACTCAAATCGAAGCCTATGTAAAAGAGCGTGGAATCGATAGTCTTGATGACTCACTCATGATGCGTATAGCACAGCTTAATTATGATCGTGCTAATTTTGATATGACTCTTAAAATGCGCCATTATGAAAATGAACTGAATCAATTCAATGCGGGACATAGAAAAAAAGCCCCCGAATTACCAGCTCCTAATTATAAAATGGTTATTTACTATTCAGCTGAATTGCTTAGAAGATTTCCTAGCAGTCCGTTGAGTGATAGAGCTCATTATATTCTTGGTTATTGTCTCTACGACGAAGGTAAAAATGACAAGGCAGCAAAGATTTATGACCGTATGCTGCGCTTACATGGGTTTTCTGAATTAGCACCTGAAGTTCGTTGGAGATTAGCTGAGTATTATTTTGATGCACAAAAATTCGATCTAGCACTTCCTCAGTATAAATTTTTATCTTCAACAAAAAATAATTTTACACTCAAAGCTTTCTATAAAGAGGGGGCAATTTATTTTGTACAAGGAAAATTAAAAGAAGCTTCAAATACATTTCTACATCTTCTCAATATATCAAATAATCGTTTAGGCTCTGGTGATCCTGAAGCTGGAACATTGAATGAAGAAGCCTTTGAATATCTGGCATTTCTTAAAGCTAAAAATGTTGACCTTCAACTTGATGAAGATTTAGATGCTCAAGTCACTGAAAGATTGGCGTTAGCATACCGACGCATTCAAGACGAAGAAGGTTCCCGTAAAACTTACCAAAACTATGTAAGTCAAAGACCCTTAGCTAAAGTGGGTCCTCGATTCATGAATAATGTAATTCAAAGTTTTGATGTTGAAGAACTTCGAGGGCGCGGACAAGAAGTGCGAAATAGATTTATTACCGGACTTTCTCCTTCTTCTACATTTTGGGTGCGCTATAAGTCAGATGTTCCTACAAATGTTGAATCTCAGGATCTTTATGAAGTGCATATTCTAGCAAGTGCAGAGTTTTATGCGGAGCAAGCTCGGCGTAGTAAATCTGCCGCTGATTATCGCGCAGCTATCGAGTTTTATCGACGATTCATTGATAGCTATCCATATAGTCCATTGCGGTCACAGGCACATTTTCAAATGGCAGAACTTCAATACTTTGCAGGTCGTTATTCAGAGGCAGCAACGACTTATATGGAAGTTACACTGGATGAGAATAGTGACGAATTCAAAGATGAAGCAGCGTATGGATTTGTTTTAGCTGAATCTAAGCGTGTTGGGTTTCCTCTGCAAGAGTTAAAACCCATTATTCCTCAGCGAAATAGCAATGGTCTGTTAATGCCAGCAAGTGCTGCGACTCAATCTGAAAAGGCATTTTTGCAAGCGGTAGAAAATTATGTCAACATTGTGAATAAAGGTGCCCGTCGGCAAAAGATTTTGTACCGATCAGCAGAAATATTCTTCACGCATAATCAATTTGATAAAACTAGGCAGGCTCTAGAACTCGTGTTGAGAGATAAAGAGCCATCGTCGGTTTCAACAAAAGCTATTAGGCTTATTTCACATACTTATGATTTAGAGAATAATTGGGAAAAAGTTGTTGAAACACAAAATCGACTTCTTGGTTTAAGTCACAGTGTGGATACTGAATCTTTTGAATCAGCTCCGCTTTTGCGAGCTGATTCTCCGGTACTCTTATCTGCTTGGCGTTTAGAGAATGTCGGTAAAACCTCTGAGGCGGCAGAGGCGTATGAGCAATTTGTAATTTATTACCCTAAGTCGTCGGATGCTGCTCATGCACTTTTTCGCTCAGGATTACTTTATAAACGTGCAGCACAAATTAGGTCGAGTAATAGAATGTTTGAGCGACTTTTAAAACAGTATCCAAGCAGTCAGTATGTCTCTAAGGCTGAGTTTTTGTTGGCAGCAAATTATGAATCAATAATTCAATTTGAAAAAGCAGCGAAAAAATTTGAAGCTTATAGTAAAAAGTATCCTACTGGGTCACTTACTGCTCAGGCTCTCTTAAATGCGGCAACATTGCGTGCAGGCTTACATCAGTATGCAGAGTCAGCAAATGATTTTTCTCAATACGCTAAGCGCATGAATGATGATGAATTATGGTTTCAAGCAGCAGAATTTCATCAAAAAGCTGGAAACTCAAAGCAAGCGTTGGCCATTCTTAAGCGCTACAGTGAAGGTAAGTATGGTCGAGATTTTTTTATTCGATCACGCTTTGAACAGGCGAAAATTACTGGTAACGCTGATCGTGATTGCGCAGCTATTGAATTCATAGTGAAGCGCTACGAGAAATCAATTTCAGCAAGGTCTAGGCATTCACTTTATGGTTGTCTCTATCTAAAAACAATTCCATTACGAAATGAACTCTTAAGTGCAAAAAATGTGAAGGGCATAGAATCAAAAATCGAAGCTTTGATGCAAATGTACGGAGCTATTCAAAAAACTGGTGACGTGGATTGGATCTCAATGGCGCTTTATGATGCCGGCGTTGTTCATGAAAATTTAGCTGATAAATTTAAATCTGCTGAACAAAAAATTAAGGCCGTGGGATTTTATAAAAAAGTCGTTGAACTCGTCGATGACTCATTTATACGACCTGCAACGCAATTGGCACTCGACAAACTTAAGCGTCTGGCACCAGACCAAATATCGCTAAATCGCCCGGAAAGTCTCTGGCCACTGATGGCAACTGGCGGCATAAGTCCAAGTGTCATTACAGTGCGTTGGCCTTCAGAATCTTCAGTTGTCAAAATTGCGTTTGAACAAAAAAAATGGAATGAAGTAATTTCTACTGCAGAACAAGAAATGACTACAGCTCCTGCGACATATTATTTCACTGCCAAAGCTCATGCTCTGGCACAAATTGGCGCCGGCAAAGAAGCTCAAGAAACCCTATTAATCTGCGTTGAAAAGTTAAATGACCCCTCATGTGCAGCTGCACTTTTAGAGGGGGGGTATCACGGTAATAAAGCTGATGAGCTTAAAAATATTCTAGAAGCAGCTTTAAAAAATGATAGCTACGCAGCCTGGAAGATGGGGCTAGCACATCTCGCTGCGAGACGAAATCAAGGTCAAAGAGCATTGCAACTAGCAGAGCAAGCGATCGAACAAGATCCGTTGTATGCGCCAACATACTCTTTTGTCGTAAAGCTTCTATTAGCAGGATTTAGACCTGAACTAGCTCAAATCACGTTGAACGAAGGAATCAAAAATACTGATGGCGATGAATCACTACAGATTCAAAAAGGCTATTTAGATTTAGGCCTACACCTCTTAGATAAAGCGCGAAGCCTTGTTGAGGAATTCAAGCGACAAGAAGTTAACACGCCTACGGCTCGTATATATATGGCTTATGCACTCCTTGCAGAGAAAAAAAGAGATGAAGCTCTTGCACTAATCTCAGATTTACCGACAGATGAACGTGGTAAAAATGAAATCTTGATGGCTCAGTTTTCTTTGGCGCTCCTTTTTAAGAATCAAGAAATTGCGAAAAAACGTTTAGTGCAAATTGAACCACTCACTAAAGATGTGCCTTACGCTAGTTATCTTGTGGGCATTTATTATCACAGCATGGAACGCAATGGTTTGAAAGCACGTGAATATCTCAGTCGCGCAAAAGAACTCGGTACCTGGAGTCGTTGGCTTGAGCTTGGATTAACAATACCGATAGATAATCGCGAACCAGCCGAAATAGTTTTGCCTGAAAAAGGAGCATCACCTTGA
- a CDS encoding enoyl-ACP reductase yields the protein MLLKGKKALILGVANERSLAWAAAQQFKAQGAELAFTYPNDAIKKRVLPLADEIGSKLTFQCDVGSDESIKNLFSELKKSWPQFDILVHSVAYANKEDLDGRFTTTTREGFRMALDISAYSLIAVTKEAMPLMNAGGSIITMTYLGATKVVQNYNVMGVAKAALEASVRYLAWDLGPQNVRVNAISAGPVKTLAAAGIRGFRSLLDSVGTMSAMKRNISADEVGKASLYLASDLSSGVTGEIHFVDCGYNTGALSIPATPQAPANS from the coding sequence GTGCTTCTCAAAGGAAAAAAGGCTCTCATTTTGGGCGTGGCCAACGAACGATCATTAGCTTGGGCCGCGGCTCAACAATTTAAAGCCCAAGGTGCTGAGTTAGCTTTTACTTATCCCAATGATGCAATTAAAAAGCGAGTTCTACCATTAGCCGATGAAATCGGATCAAAACTTACTTTTCAATGTGACGTTGGTTCTGATGAATCAATTAAAAATCTTTTTAGTGAATTAAAAAAATCGTGGCCTCAGTTTGACATTCTCGTTCATTCGGTTGCGTATGCAAACAAAGAAGATCTCGATGGGCGATTCACGACGACCACTCGCGAAGGGTTTCGCATGGCTTTAGATATTTCAGCATACTCACTTATTGCTGTAACTAAAGAGGCCATGCCCCTGATGAATGCCGGCGGTTCGATCATAACCATGACTTACTTAGGCGCTACAAAAGTTGTGCAAAATTATAATGTAATGGGTGTGGCAAAAGCAGCACTTGAAGCAAGTGTTCGATACCTTGCTTGGGATTTAGGTCCACAAAATGTTCGTGTAAATGCAATTTCGGCTGGCCCGGTAAAAACACTTGCCGCTGCCGGCATTCGCGGCTTTAGATCACTACTTGACTCAGTTGGCACTATGAGTGCCATGAAAAGAAATATTTCTGCTGATGAAGTTGGTAAAGCCAGTCTTTATTTAGCCAGTGATTTATCAAGTGGCGTTACAGGTGAAATTCATTTTGTGGATTGTGGATATAATACGGGAGCATTAAGTATTCCAGCAACACCTCAAGCCCCTGCTAATTCTTAG
- a CDS encoding transglycosylase SLT domain-containing protein, which translates to MKKYLTSVLLLCCLTTSVLAQSPHELSEAPVATTAAEEEQSEDNQLLTGEINKQIALEEQHKTGIYWAAPDYSKQEGVLGWTPNIFDVPPGFRQRVEFWIDIYSKYSTKQALLHDAKYMDIVYKTLDFSDLDGDERAKKKRIKDEKNKIREQLTRIQKLQDNPSKLSEEDQIVFKKFRFITEKNKFSAASARNRLRMQLGQKDRFLLGIYFSGRYIREMEKIFREENVPIELTRLPFVESSFNLYAYSRVGASGIWQFMRSTGKLFKLKIDPIRDLRNDPLTATRAAAKLLASNYRMLGNWSFALTGYNHGPQGVSRIAKKLQSDDINEIVWNSTGRRFGFASENFYACFLAALVVEKNAAKYFGKVDISPPLVYDEIEIPRPLTFPELAYGFKTDSDDGVERARLYNPYFTRPVLVGARRIPAENGFKIRIPKGHTEKFLSALKNVEPQKALIAVSQGLYKVIPGDTLSSISKDMGVSIQKLLKANNMSRNSVLRPGQKLVLPTGDER; encoded by the coding sequence ATGAAAAAATATTTAACCTCAGTCTTACTACTTTGTTGTCTGACAACTTCTGTGTTGGCTCAATCACCCCATGAACTTTCTGAAGCTCCAGTGGCCACAACTGCGGCTGAAGAAGAACAAAGTGAAGATAATCAATTATTAACGGGCGAGATTAATAAACAAATCGCTCTTGAGGAGCAGCACAAAACAGGAATATATTGGGCGGCTCCAGATTATTCTAAACAAGAAGGAGTTCTAGGGTGGACACCAAATATTTTTGATGTTCCTCCCGGATTTCGTCAACGAGTTGAGTTCTGGATTGATATTTATTCAAAATATTCTACTAAGCAGGCACTTCTCCATGACGCAAAATACATGGATATCGTTTATAAGACTTTAGATTTTTCAGATCTTGACGGTGATGAAAGAGCAAAAAAGAAACGTATCAAAGATGAGAAAAACAAAATACGTGAACAACTAACACGCATTCAAAAACTTCAAGATAATCCAAGTAAGCTTTCTGAAGAAGATCAGATTGTTTTTAAAAAATTTAGATTTATAACTGAGAAAAATAAATTCTCTGCAGCCTCTGCTCGCAATCGCCTTCGGATGCAATTGGGTCAAAAAGATCGTTTCTTATTGGGTATTTATTTTTCAGGACGCTACATCCGCGAGATGGAAAAAATATTTCGTGAAGAAAATGTTCCCATCGAACTCACAAGACTTCCATTTGTTGAGAGTTCATTTAACCTGTATGCATATTCGCGAGTTGGGGCTAGTGGCATTTGGCAATTCATGAGATCTACTGGAAAATTATTTAAACTTAAAATCGATCCCATTAGAGATTTGCGTAATGATCCATTGACCGCTACAAGGGCGGCAGCAAAACTGCTTGCAAGTAATTACCGAATGCTTGGAAATTGGTCTTTCGCACTGACCGGTTACAATCATGGCCCACAAGGGGTATCTAGAATTGCCAAGAAATTACAGTCAGACGATATAAATGAAATTGTTTGGAATTCAACGGGGCGGCGTTTTGGCTTTGCCAGCGAGAATTTCTACGCTTGTTTTTTGGCGGCCCTTGTTGTTGAAAAAAATGCGGCCAAATATTTTGGCAAGGTTGATATTAGCCCGCCTTTAGTCTACGACGAAATCGAGATACCTCGACCTTTGACATTTCCAGAGTTGGCATACGGATTCAAAACAGATTCTGACGATGGTGTAGAGAGGGCGCGTTTGTATAATCCATACTTCACACGTCCAGTTCTTGTAGGGGCTAGACGTATTCCCGCTGAAAATGGATTTAAAATCCGTATCCCTAAGGGGCATACCGAAAAGTTTTTATCAGCACTTAAGAATGTAGAGCCACAAAAAGCCCTGATCGCTGTCAGTCAGGGACTTTACAAAGTTATACCGGGTGATACGCTTTCTAGTATTAGTAAAGACATGGGTGTCTCGATTCAAAAATTGTTAAAAGCAAACAATATGTCTCGAAACAGTGTTTTAAGACCCGGTCAGAAGTTGGTACTACCCACCGGAGATGAACGTTGA
- the dacB gene encoding D-alanyl-D-alanine carboxypeptidase/D-alanyl-D-alanine-endopeptidase, giving the protein MKWIILLCVMFTQVVSADWKSDLKERLDKIVDKSGLKKADLGIAVSDGQKNILFEINGDKHFIPASITKLFTTSAVLHILQADYKFHTQLHVDGEQTGNILKGNLILKGGGDPAFVSERMWMLVNDFTRSGIKKITGNIVVDDTYFDSDKFDEGREPQRNDRAYDAPVSALSFNWNSTNIYIRAGRKEGEKAQVTIDPENDYITLVNTVKTSKGVTSVEASRSTSGGKDVITVSGSIAQGAAEKVIYKNISNPALYAGSNLKRFLKERGIDVEGSVVLGKLSAKAELITDQPSFPLSKLVSDVNKFSNNFVAEMLAKGLGAQVTGKQGRMEDGLEQVRNFISTELNLKRTDFVLANVSGFSRKNSFTALQFIDLLSWVQQQFRIYPELVQSLPSAGVDGTLERRMKGQAERWVRAKTGLLTGVVALSGYAGRSSNGVLQFAFMYNGKADGSHVRNTFDNMAASLVK; this is encoded by the coding sequence ATGAAATGGATTATCTTGCTATGCGTTATGTTCACTCAGGTCGTGAGTGCTGATTGGAAGAGTGATTTAAAAGAACGTCTTGATAAAATCGTCGATAAGTCAGGTTTGAAAAAAGCCGATCTCGGTATCGCGGTGTCTGATGGGCAAAAAAACATTTTATTTGAGATAAATGGCGATAAACATTTCATACCGGCTTCAATAACAAAACTTTTCACCACTTCAGCGGTTCTTCACATCTTGCAGGCCGATTATAAATTTCATACTCAATTACATGTCGATGGTGAGCAAACTGGAAATATTTTAAAAGGAAATCTTATCCTCAAAGGGGGCGGGGATCCTGCTTTTGTTTCAGAGAGAATGTGGATGCTCGTTAACGATTTCACACGTAGTGGAATTAAAAAGATAACCGGTAATATCGTCGTTGATGACACTTATTTTGACAGCGATAAATTTGATGAAGGTCGCGAGCCTCAGAGAAATGATCGAGCCTACGATGCGCCGGTGAGTGCGCTTTCATTTAATTGGAATAGTACAAATATTTATATACGCGCTGGTCGTAAAGAAGGTGAAAAAGCGCAAGTCACAATTGACCCTGAAAATGATTACATCACACTTGTAAACACAGTTAAAACAAGTAAGGGCGTAACAAGTGTTGAGGCTTCAAGATCAACCAGTGGTGGTAAAGACGTCATCACTGTTTCTGGAAGTATCGCACAAGGTGCTGCTGAGAAAGTAATTTATAAGAATATTTCTAACCCTGCACTTTATGCTGGTAGTAATCTCAAAAGATTTTTAAAAGAACGGGGAATAGACGTTGAAGGTTCTGTAGTTTTAGGGAAGCTTTCAGCTAAGGCCGAACTCATTACTGATCAGCCAAGTTTTCCGTTAAGTAAACTAGTTTCTGATGTGAATAAATTTTCAAATAATTTTGTGGCTGAAATGCTCGCAAAAGGTTTAGGAGCTCAAGTAACCGGAAAACAAGGTCGCATGGAAGATGGACTTGAACAAGTACGCAATTTTATTTCAACTGAACTTAATCTTAAACGCACTGATTTTGTTTTAGCAAATGTCTCAGGGTTTTCTCGAAAAAATTCTTTCACCGCCTTGCAATTCATCGATCTGCTCAGTTGGGTTCAACAGCAATTCAGAATTTACCCTGAATTGGTGCAAAGTCTTCCCAGCGCAGGAGTCGATGGCACACTTGAGAGACGTATGAAGGGTCAAGCTGAGAGGTGGGTGAGGGCAAAAACAGGTCTACTCACAGGAGTTGTGGCGCTCTCAGGTTACGCAGGGCGAAGTAGTAATGGAGTTTTGCAATTTGCATTTATGTATAATGGAAAAGCTGATGGATCTCATGTGCGAAACACTTTTGATAATATGGCAGCGAGTCTTGTGAAATGA
- a CDS encoding signal peptidase II, which produces MKKREWFLVLLPLLLTWSVDRVTKIWASGLTGVDFHGPLGFMLHHNHGAILGLFSDLPGMLRIVSLSTGGAFLLFLYGILQFLLPTKSMLLRIGLSFLTGGIIGNVTDRIIWGYVVDFIIIGSPQRFSPNFNLADALQWVGYICIVIALIVEGKSLWPVENLRKSYWINTRFQIKYCLILMTCGLGLTLILGTYSYTYLSVTISELRGPNPILAAQFLKPFVMTFGIVSFTFAFVLFAVGLILSHRAAGPMYAFQRFLNDHIEGKNPKLKLRIGDEFIELEELAKRLTESKPNPKPSRSKSG; this is translated from the coding sequence ATGAAAAAACGTGAATGGTTTTTAGTACTATTACCACTTCTTCTAACTTGGTCAGTCGATCGGGTAACGAAGATCTGGGCCTCTGGCCTTACTGGTGTAGATTTTCATGGTCCTCTTGGTTTCATGCTCCACCATAATCATGGAGCAATCTTAGGCCTCTTTAGTGACTTGCCCGGCATGCTCAGAATTGTGAGTCTCTCAACTGGCGGAGCATTTTTACTTTTTCTCTATGGCATTTTGCAATTTTTATTGCCGACAAAATCTATGCTTTTACGCATCGGACTTTCATTTCTCACAGGCGGAATCATTGGTAACGTGACAGATAGAATCATTTGGGGATACGTCGTTGATTTTATTATCATCGGTAGCCCACAAAGATTTTCACCCAATTTTAATCTTGCCGACGCCCTTCAATGGGTTGGATACATTTGCATCGTCATCGCACTCATTGTTGAAGGAAAATCACTCTGGCCCGTTGAAAATCTTCGCAAAAGCTACTGGATCAACACACGCTTTCAAATCAAATATTGCTTAATTCTCATGACATGTGGTTTAGGACTAACATTGATTTTAGGAACCTACAGTTACACTTATCTTAGTGTAACGATCAGCGAACTTCGTGGCCCTAACCCCATCTTAGCTGCGCAGTTTTTAAAGCCCTTCGTCATGACATTTGGAATCGTGAGTTTTACATTTGCATTTGTTCTTTTTGCAGTGGGATTAATTTTGTCACACAGAGCCGCAGGGCCAATGTATGCATTTCAAAGATTCTTAAATGATCATATCGAAGGTAAAAATCCAAAACTTAAACTTAGAATCGGTGATGAATTTATTGAACTTGAAGAACTCGCAAAACGACTTACCGAATCTAAACCTAATCCAAAACCTTCACGGTCAAAAAGCGGTTAA